A single Nostoc sp. PCC 7107 DNA region contains:
- a CDS encoding four-helix bundle copper-binding protein gives MTLMMTESILTAVETTKETCIECHTICIDTLKYSKNHGGQHLDMAMMSMMRDCAEMCMMCVNMMNDGSEFMGNTCSLCAEMCDRTAMACEQMSNNATMRYCAAICRKCAEHCKAMALNSASYFRRASLITEDALLSR, from the coding sequence ATTACTCTTATGATGACTGAATCTATACTTACCGCCGTAGAAACTACCAAAGAAACCTGCATTGAATGTCACACTATTTGTATTGATACCCTCAAATACAGCAAAAATCATGGAGGTCAACATCTGGATATGGCCATGATGTCTATGATGCGTGACTGTGCCGAAATGTGCATGATGTGCGTCAATATGATGAACGACGGTTCTGAGTTTATGGGTAATACTTGTAGCTTATGTGCAGAAATGTGCGATCGCACAGCAATGGCTTGTGAGCAGATGAGTAACAATGCCACAATGAGATATTGTGCTGCTATTTGCCGTAAATGTGCCGAACATTGCAAAGCAATGGCGCTCAATTCTGCTTCTTATTTCCGCAGAGCCAGTTTAATTACAGAAGATGCACTTTTATCTCGCTAA
- a CDS encoding class I SAM-dependent methyltransferase: MLLRPNQREKLDDTNDQLFYAYPRFVTHVDDGFIQQLTDLYRDRLQPNTRILDMMSSWVSHLPEEMEFAHIEGHGLNAEELARNPRLNHYFVQNLNDKPQIPLADQDFDAVLICVSVQYIQYPEAIFSEIYRILKPSGIAIISFSNRMFFQKAIQAWRDASETTRVELVKHYFNSISGFTTPEVIVRQSTTPYFLQLMGIGAGDPFYAVIAHRNSNS; this comes from the coding sequence ATGCTACTTAGACCAAATCAACGCGAAAAATTAGATGATACCAATGATCAGCTATTTTATGCTTATCCCCGGTTTGTTACTCATGTTGATGATGGGTTTATTCAACAGCTAACAGATTTGTACCGCGATCGCCTCCAACCCAACACCCGCATCCTTGATATGATGAGCAGCTGGGTATCTCATTTACCAGAAGAAATGGAGTTTGCCCATATTGAAGGACACGGACTCAATGCTGAGGAACTAGCAAGAAATCCGCGTTTAAATCATTACTTTGTCCAAAATCTCAACGATAAACCCCAAATCCCTCTAGCAGATCAAGATTTTGATGCTGTTCTCATCTGCGTTTCTGTGCAGTACATACAATATCCCGAAGCCATATTTTCGGAAATTTACCGCATTCTCAAACCCAGTGGTATTGCGATTATCAGTTTTTCTAACCGGATGTTTTTTCAAAAAGCGATTCAAGCTTGGCGCGATGCTTCCGAAACCACCAGAGTCGAATTAGTCAAGCACTACTTCAACTCAATATCGGGATTTACTACTCCTGAAGTGATTGTTCGCCAATCAACAACGCCCTATTTTTTACAGTTAATGGGTATTGGCGCGGGAGATCCTTTTTATGCTGTGATTGCTCATCGCAATTCCAACTCATAA
- a CDS encoding chlorophyll a/b-binding protein: MRSSGSIVDDQGKMNNFAVEPKIYVDEQGDRTGFTPYSELLNGRLAMIGFISLIALEVFTGHGVFGLLSSL; this comes from the coding sequence ATGCGTAGTAGTGGTTCGATAGTGGATGATCAGGGCAAAATGAACAACTTTGCGGTTGAGCCAAAAATTTATGTAGATGAACAAGGCGATCGCACTGGCTTTACACCATATTCAGAATTACTCAATGGCCGTTTAGCAATGATTGGTTTTATCTCGCTGATAGCGTTAGAAGTATTTACAGGACACGGTGTTTTTGGACTTTTATCGAGCCTGTAA
- a CDS encoding B12-binding domain-containing radical SAM protein, translated as MTVQINSFKKQIPVAANLATDPITKKARYVPIHHRRILCIFPKYSRSFGTFHHAYPLMGNVRAFMPPQGILIVAAYLPQEWEVRFIDENLYPAKKADYQWADVVIVSGMHIQKPQINQINQLAHREGKITVLGGPSVSGCPEYYPDFDILHLGELGDASVSLIEYLDQNHTRPPQQIRFETQERLPLTEFPTPAYHLVNLNHYFLANVQFSSGCPYRCEFCDIPELYGRNPRMKTPEQVLAELDAMRQSGNLGAVYFVDDNFVGDRRAAMQLLPHLIDWQKRNGYPIQFACEATLNLAQSPKLLAMMREAYFCTVFCGIETPEPEALHSISKDQNLSMPILEAIKVLNSYGMEVVSGIIIGLDTDTPETADRILEFIRLSQIPMLTINLLHALPRTPLWRRLEAEGRLVFDESRESNVEFLLPYQQVVEMWRRCITQAYQPEFLYQRFAYNMEQTYPNRIAVPNSPARTSWANIRKGLTYVINILLRVGVLGNYRQVFWQMAKPALKSGNIENLIHVGLVGHHLIKFAQDCATNDESASFYSQKIRS; from the coding sequence ATGACTGTGCAAATAAATTCTTTTAAAAAACAAATCCCTGTGGCGGCTAATTTAGCCACTGATCCTATCACTAAAAAAGCCCGTTACGTTCCCATACATCATCGGCGAATTCTCTGCATCTTCCCCAAGTATAGTCGCTCTTTTGGCACGTTTCATCATGCTTATCCATTGATGGGTAATGTTCGGGCTTTTATGCCGCCCCAAGGGATTTTGATTGTGGCTGCTTATTTACCCCAAGAATGGGAAGTACGCTTTATTGATGAAAATTTGTACCCGGCCAAAAAAGCTGATTATCAATGGGCGGATGTGGTGATTGTGAGTGGGATGCACATCCAAAAACCGCAGATTAATCAAATTAATCAACTGGCTCACCGCGAAGGCAAAATCACAGTTTTGGGAGGCCCTTCGGTGTCTGGTTGTCCAGAATATTATCCTGATTTTGATATTTTACATTTAGGTGAATTGGGCGATGCCAGCGTAAGCCTGATTGAGTATCTTGACCAAAATCATACACGTCCGCCACAACAAATTCGGTTTGAAACTCAAGAACGTTTACCCTTAACTGAGTTTCCTACTCCGGCTTATCATTTGGTGAATCTCAATCATTATTTTCTGGCCAATGTCCAGTTCTCTAGCGGTTGTCCTTATCGCTGTGAGTTTTGTGATATTCCTGAACTCTATGGCAGAAATCCACGCATGAAAACCCCAGAGCAAGTTTTAGCGGAACTTGATGCGATGCGTCAATCGGGGAATTTAGGTGCAGTATATTTTGTTGATGATAACTTTGTTGGCGATCGCCGCGCCGCGATGCAGTTATTACCTCACTTGATTGACTGGCAAAAGCGCAATGGTTATCCGATTCAATTTGCTTGTGAAGCAACTCTCAACCTCGCGCAAAGTCCAAAACTGTTGGCGATGATGCGTGAAGCCTATTTTTGTACAGTATTTTGTGGGATAGAAACCCCAGAACCAGAGGCACTGCACTCTATTTCTAAAGACCAAAATCTCAGTATGCCAATCTTAGAAGCTATTAAGGTTTTGAATAGCTATGGTATGGAAGTTGTCTCAGGCATCATCATCGGCTTAGATACAGATACACCAGAAACCGCAGACCGAATTCTCGAATTTATTCGGCTGTCACAAATTCCGATGTTGACAATCAACCTGCTTCACGCTCTACCGAGGACTCCTTTATGGCGGAGATTAGAAGCAGAAGGGCGGCTCGTCTTTGATGAAAGTCGGGAATCAAATGTGGAGTTCTTGCTACCTTATCAGCAAGTTGTGGAAATGTGGCGACGTTGTATTACACAAGCATATCAGCCAGAATTTTTATATCAGCGATTTGCCTACAATATGGAACAAACCTACCCCAACCGCATTGCTGTACCTAACAGCCCTGCACGGACTTCTTGGGCAAATATTCGCAAAGGCTTAACTTATGTAATTAATATTTTGCTGCGTGTTGGTGTTTTGGGTAACTATCGTCAAGTTTTTTGGCAAATGGCTAAACCAGCGCTGAAATCAGGAAATATTGAGAACTTAATTCATGTGGGACTGGTGGGACATCATCTAATTAAGTTTGCTCAAGACTGTGCCACAAACGACGAATCAGCCTCTTTTTATTCCCAAAAAATTCGTTCTTAG
- the thyX gene encoding FAD-dependent thymidylate synthase, translating into MQRFRVEVITKTPNPQQVIYAAMHQDYTDAFVVDERDSWPSESQCGEVIVKRLLAGERGHYGPLEHPQIVFNCGYFPHSVMQQARTHRVSVSFDVQSFRYTGNQFIQVIEGKKDIEDVFYLRPVGYYTDRQGKKYYYSPEQRAADLEWCMEAAKRYAASFAAGMSEEHARGIVPFDYRQHFVVSFNLRSFLHFCDLRNKKDAQLEIQKLCELMWPHFAEWTPAIAQWYEKQRLGKARLAP; encoded by the coding sequence ATGCAGCGATTCCGAGTAGAGGTTATTACCAAAACACCAAATCCCCAGCAAGTAATTTATGCTGCGATGCACCAGGACTATACCGACGCATTTGTGGTTGATGAACGAGACTCATGGCCTTCGGAATCACAATGCGGTGAAGTGATTGTTAAGCGGCTGTTAGCAGGAGAACGGGGACACTACGGGCCGTTAGAACATCCGCAAATTGTCTTCAACTGCGGCTATTTTCCTCACAGCGTCATGCAACAAGCGCGTACTCATCGCGTAAGCGTGAGTTTTGATGTACAATCTTTCAGATATACTGGAAATCAATTTATACAAGTAATAGAAGGCAAAAAAGATATCGAAGATGTATTCTATCTGCGTCCTGTGGGTTATTACACAGATAGACAAGGCAAAAAATATTACTACTCACCAGAGCAACGCGCCGCAGATTTAGAGTGGTGTATGGAAGCGGCGAAACGATATGCAGCGAGTTTTGCGGCGGGAATGTCTGAAGAACACGCTAGAGGGATAGTACCGTTTGATTATCGCCAACATTTTGTAGTGAGCTTTAATCTCAGGTCATTTCTGCATTTTTGTGACCTGAGAAATAAAAAAGATGCCCAACTAGAAATTCAGAAATTGTGCGAATTAATGTGGCCGCATTTTGCTGAATGGACACCGGCGATCGCACAATGGTATGAAAAGCAGCGTTTAGGTAAAGCTCGACTAGCACCTTAG
- a CDS encoding RNA helicase, with protein MNYPAPSPEINLGSIFPFDLDQFQKDAIASLNAGRSVVVCAPTGSGKTLVGEYAIYRALARRKRVFYTTPLKALSNQKLRDFREKFGADLVGLLTGDASINRDAPILVMTTEIFRNMLYGTPIGQVGISLVDVEAVVLDECHYMNDRQRGTVWEESIIYCPREVQLVALSATVANSEQLTDWLNHVHGPTDLIYSDFRPVPLEFNFCNPKGLFPLLNESKNKINPRLVKKHRKGQGDRGKNGRPEAPGIIYTLSQLQQRDMLPAIYFIFSRRGCDKAVAEVGDLWLVNGQESQILREQIDDFLNRNPEAGRSGQIAPLYRGVAAHHAGILPAWKVLVEELFQQGLIKVVFATETLAAGINMPARTTVISTLSKRTDTGHRLLNASEFLQMAGRAGRRGMDKQGYVVTVQTPFEGSKEAAYLATSKADPLVSQFTPSYGMVLNLLQTHTIEQARELVERSFGQYIANLHLKPEYDEIAELQEQLAQLQEQIAAVDESEIAVYEKLRQRLKVERQLLKTLQQQAQDDRQEELVMMLGFAVSGTLLSLKGKNITVSTPITAVLVGKSPGLAQTPYFVCLGQDNRWYVATTEDVMNLHAEMPRLDVPADMLPPPELLFKPGQSYRGNEQTAAIAQSIPEPGEPFHLSPEVAEQLSRVTAIEEQIENHPLRQSGNASTIFKRRARYVELEAELEQLQEQVEQQSQRHWEEFLNLITILQQFGCLDNLVPTELGRIAAAIRGENELWLGLVFASGQLNQLDPHHLAAAIAALVTETPRPDSRVNFDLSQEVAEALAKLRNIRRQMFQLQRRYNVALPIWLEFELIAIVEKWALGMEWTELCSHTTLDEGDVVRILRRTLDLLSQIPHVPHLPEILQRNAYRAMQLIDRFPVNEVVE; from the coding sequence GTGAATTATCCCGCACCGTCTCCAGAAATTAACTTAGGGTCGATATTTCCCTTTGATCTGGATCAGTTTCAGAAAGATGCGATCGCGTCCCTTAACGCTGGACGCTCCGTAGTTGTATGTGCGCCCACAGGTTCGGGCAAAACATTAGTCGGAGAATACGCTATTTATCGCGCCCTAGCGCGAAGAAAGCGTGTATTCTACACCACGCCCCTAAAAGCGCTGTCGAATCAAAAATTACGCGATTTCCGTGAAAAATTTGGTGCCGATTTGGTGGGACTGTTAACTGGCGATGCGTCAATTAACAGAGATGCACCAATTTTGGTGATGACCACAGAAATCTTCCGCAATATGCTCTATGGCACACCCATTGGGCAAGTTGGCATTTCCTTGGTAGATGTGGAAGCAGTGGTGTTAGATGAATGCCACTACATGAACGATCGCCAACGCGGTACAGTGTGGGAAGAATCAATTATCTACTGTCCCCGTGAAGTCCAACTAGTAGCCCTCTCCGCTACAGTTGCCAACAGCGAACAACTAACAGATTGGTTAAATCACGTCCACGGCCCCACCGACCTAATTTATTCTGATTTCCGCCCAGTACCCTTGGAATTTAACTTTTGTAATCCCAAAGGTCTGTTTCCTTTGTTGAATGAGAGCAAGAACAAAATTAATCCCCGTCTGGTTAAGAAACACCGCAAAGGACAAGGGGATAGAGGTAAAAACGGTAGACCAGAAGCGCCAGGTATCATCTATACCTTAAGCCAGCTACAACAACGAGATATGCTTCCCGCCATTTACTTTATCTTCAGTCGCCGGGGATGCGATAAAGCCGTGGCAGAAGTAGGTGATTTATGGTTAGTTAATGGTCAAGAGTCACAAATATTACGCGAGCAAATCGACGATTTTTTAAACCGTAACCCTGAAGCTGGACGTTCGGGACAAATTGCCCCCCTTTATCGCGGGGTTGCAGCCCACCATGCCGGGATTTTACCTGCGTGGAAAGTGCTAGTGGAAGAACTATTCCAGCAGGGATTGATTAAGGTAGTATTTGCGACCGAAACTTTAGCCGCAGGCATTAATATGCCTGCCCGTACCACAGTTATTTCCACCCTGTCTAAGCGTACCGATACTGGACACCGCTTATTAAATGCTTCGGAATTTCTGCAAATGGCAGGCCGGGCTGGTCGTCGAGGTATGGATAAGCAAGGTTATGTGGTGACAGTCCAAACGCCCTTTGAAGGATCTAAAGAAGCAGCTTATCTGGCTACCTCTAAGGCAGACCCTTTAGTTAGCCAATTTACACCTAGCTATGGTATGGTGCTGAACTTACTGCAAACTCACACCATAGAGCAAGCCAGAGAACTAGTAGAACGCAGTTTTGGGCAGTATATAGCTAACCTACACCTCAAACCAGAATACGATGAAATTGCCGAACTGCAAGAGCAACTAGCCCAACTCCAGGAACAAATCGCCGCCGTAGATGAAAGCGAAATCGCCGTTTATGAGAAATTGCGGCAACGTCTGAAAGTAGAACGCCAGTTATTAAAAACTCTACAACAACAAGCCCAAGATGATCGTCAAGAAGAATTGGTAATGATGTTGGGCTTTGCTGTTTCTGGAACACTGTTAAGCCTTAAAGGCAAAAATATTACAGTATCTACACCCATAACGGCAGTTTTAGTTGGTAAAAGCCCTGGTTTAGCACAAACACCTTATTTTGTTTGTTTAGGGCAAGATAACCGTTGGTATGTGGCGACAACTGAAGATGTAATGAATTTACATGCAGAAATGCCCCGGCTAGATGTGCCAGCAGATATGTTACCGCCTCCAGAGTTGCTGTTCAAGCCAGGACAATCTTACCGTGGGAATGAACAAACAGCAGCGATCGCCCAAAGCATTCCCGAACCCGGAGAACCTTTTCATCTGTCACCAGAAGTAGCAGAACAACTCAGTCGCGTTACCGCTATTGAAGAACAAATAGAAAATCATCCTTTGCGTCAATCAGGTAATGCCTCGACAATTTTTAAACGTCGAGCGCGTTATGTGGAACTCGAAGCCGAACTTGAACAACTGCAAGAGCAAGTCGAGCAACAATCACAACGTCATTGGGAAGAATTTCTCAATTTAATTACGATTTTGCAACAATTCGGCTGTTTGGATAACCTAGTACCCACAGAATTAGGGCGAATTGCCGCAGCTATTCGGGGAGAAAATGAACTGTGGTTGGGTTTGGTCTTTGCTAGTGGTCAACTTAACCAATTAGATCCCCACCATTTAGCCGCAGCCATAGCCGCTTTAGTCACAGAAACCCCACGTCCTGATAGTCGAGTCAACTTTGATTTGAGTCAGGAAGTAGCCGAGGCTTTAGCGAAACTGCGGAACATTCGTCGTCAAATGTTCCAACTGCAACGGCGATACAATGTAGCACTGCCCATCTGGTTAGAATTTGAGCTTATTGCCATTGTCGAAAAGTGGGCATTAGGTATGGAGTGGACAGAACTATGCAGCCACACCACCTTAGATGAAGGCGATGTCGTGAGAATTTTACGCCGCACTTTGGATTTATTATCCCAAATCCCCCACGTTCCCCATCTACCAGAAATTTTGCAGCGTAATGCTTACCGTGCGATGCAATTAATTGATAGGTTCCCAGTGAATGAGGTGGTTGAGTAA
- a CDS encoding transglycosylase SLT domain-containing protein translates to MLKQLKKNQVPLIIGAAVFAFSAGAMVSAPEIGKTLGQWLKISKNQPEQLSEANKVKSAVFPLVAQSPVERAGKLEAIAKGFASDDRNRARYLLASDLLETRDAQQAIDLLAELEKDYPVLAPYILLKQAQAQDILGEQGKASDLRQKVLKLYPKEAAAAKALYLIGQPETQDTAIAQFPSHPLTWEIIRQRLQKNPNQPRLKLILAKYAYNQPGIVGILDQLVKQPNLKPADWEIIGTAYWENTQFRKAAIAYTQAPKTSQSLYRIGRGLQIGGQSQEREKAIATYKQLVQQFPEAQETGTALLRLADMAKTRKDAIPYLNQVIAQFPEQAPTALATKAKILPGLNDQKSAQQAWDLLLGKYGNSDEAAEYRWKIALDKAKANDYVTAWEWAQPITTNNPNSILAPRAGFWVGKWAIKLGKQQEAKTAFEYVISQFPQSYYAWRSANILGLNVGNFNNVRQLTPEVVPHLRPVPTAGSDTFKELYLLGQDRDAWLQWETEFLNKKQPTVAEQFTEGLMRLARGENLSGIDIISKLEDRETPAEQAQYQALSKQIIYWQARYPFPYLKEIEKWSAEQKLNPLLVTALIRQESRFEAKIKSIAGATGLMQVLPSTGKWIASKNNLDGNKLDLTIPSENILLGTLYLDYTHQQYGNNSLLAIASYNAGPGNVSKWLQTLPKEDPDEFVEEIPFDETKNYVRQVFGNYWNYLRLYNPEISGVVSKYSKEHPKLPTQ, encoded by the coding sequence ATGCTGAAGCAACTTAAGAAAAACCAGGTTCCTTTAATTATTGGCGCGGCAGTATTTGCCTTTTCAGCTGGGGCAATGGTGTCCGCACCTGAGATTGGCAAAACATTGGGTCAATGGCTCAAAATAAGCAAAAATCAGCCAGAACAGCTATCAGAAGCGAATAAAGTCAAATCGGCTGTATTCCCATTGGTAGCGCAATCTCCAGTGGAAAGAGCAGGAAAATTAGAAGCGATCGCCAAAGGATTCGCTTCAGATGACCGCAATCGCGCCCGCTATCTTTTAGCCAGTGATTTACTTGAAACTAGAGATGCCCAACAAGCCATAGATTTACTGGCAGAATTGGAAAAAGACTATCCCGTGTTAGCGCCCTACATATTGCTGAAACAGGCCCAAGCACAAGATATTTTAGGCGAACAAGGCAAGGCTTCGGATCTGCGGCAAAAAGTTCTGAAATTGTATCCTAAAGAGGCGGCGGCGGCGAAAGCACTGTATTTAATTGGTCAACCAGAAACTCAAGATACGGCGATCGCTCAATTTCCTTCCCATCCCCTCACCTGGGAAATTATTCGCCAGCGCTTGCAAAAAAATCCCAATCAGCCCCGGTTAAAATTAATCTTGGCGAAATATGCTTACAATCAACCAGGAATAGTTGGGATATTAGATCAGCTGGTGAAACAGCCCAATCTCAAACCCGCAGATTGGGAAATAATTGGCACAGCTTATTGGGAAAATACCCAATTTCGCAAAGCGGCGATCGCCTATACTCAAGCACCGAAAACATCTCAAAGTCTTTACCGCATAGGACGCGGGTTGCAGATAGGTGGTCAAAGCCAAGAAAGAGAAAAAGCGATCGCCACATACAAACAATTAGTACAGCAATTCCCTGAAGCGCAAGAAACGGGAACTGCATTGTTACGCTTGGCAGATATGGCAAAAACCCGCAAAGATGCCATACCATATCTCAACCAAGTCATCGCCCAATTCCCCGAACAAGCCCCCACAGCCCTAGCTACCAAAGCTAAAATTCTTCCAGGTCTGAACGATCAAAAATCGGCACAACAAGCCTGGGATTTACTTCTGGGCAAGTATGGTAACTCCGATGAAGCCGCAGAATATCGCTGGAAAATTGCCCTAGATAAAGCCAAAGCTAATGATTACGTCACCGCTTGGGAATGGGCGCAACCAATTACCACAAATAACCCTAACAGCATTTTGGCTCCCAGAGCCGGATTTTGGGTAGGTAAATGGGCGATAAAACTTGGCAAACAACAAGAAGCTAAAACTGCCTTTGAGTACGTAATTAGCCAGTTTCCTCAATCTTATTATGCTTGGCGATCAGCTAATATTTTGGGGCTAAATGTTGGTAACTTTAACAATGTCCGCCAACTTACTCCTGAAGTCGTTCCTCACCTGCGCCCAGTTCCCACGGCTGGTTCAGATACTTTCAAAGAATTGTATTTATTAGGACAAGACCGTGATGCTTGGCTGCAATGGGAAACCGAATTTCTCAATAAAAAACAGCCTACAGTTGCCGAACAATTCACTGAAGGCTTGATGCGTCTGGCAAGGGGAGAAAATCTTTCGGGAATAGATATAATTTCTAAATTGGAAGATAGGGAAACACCCGCAGAACAAGCACAATATCAAGCCTTAAGTAAACAAATCATTTACTGGCAAGCGCGTTATCCATTTCCTTATCTCAAAGAAATTGAAAAATGGTCTGCCGAACAGAAACTTAATCCTTTACTAGTTACTGCTTTAATCCGTCAAGAATCACGGTTTGAGGCGAAGATTAAATCAATTGCTGGCGCTACAGGATTAATGCAGGTACTACCTAGTACAGGTAAATGGATAGCCTCAAAAAATAATTTGGATGGCAACAAACTTGATTTAACAATTCCCAGCGAAAACATTCTATTGGGTACATTGTATTTGGATTATACCCATCAGCAGTACGGTAATAATTCATTGCTGGCGATCGCTAGTTATAATGCTGGCCCTGGCAATGTTTCTAAATGGCTGCAAACTCTTCCCAAAGAAGATCCTGATGAATTTGTTGAAGAAATTCCCTTTGATGAAACCAAAAATTATGTCCGTCAAGTTTTTGGTAATTATTGGAATTATCTGCGACTGTACAACCCCGAAATTTCTGGTGTAGTGTCAAAATACTCCAAGGAACACCCAAAATTGCCCACCCAGTAA
- a CDS encoding glycosyltransferase family 39 protein, with protein sequence MLYKSHLLQSIWRQFRLSAAFPYISLLIWLLPLLLFTSGQNSLMAHDEGLYAWRARRMFDSGDWIAPWGTVHHKTPGFYWLIASAYTLFGIGEVSTRIPSAIAGIFCLFLIYEIGKIILNQKLAWLAAAILSVEFLWLQYCRLGTPDVPMIFLVLLAIFSLLKAELQPKYTNFWQLLAGLCLGLGFLVRSFMIFLPAMALLPYLIGEHRRHRHLSSPILYLGLILGFIPTLIWLWFSWQRYGSNSLEALLQFVFQLGSEERKGNGIIFYFWNVPLKAFPWTFFSLLGFVVAFRRPIPNYHLLLVGFPIALFTELSIFSTRLSHYSLSLYPFIALLAALGLDWLGKTYEKTQSPRNLPRNLSYGFGGLAILLLLAGIYILIWGNADIHKYAAFGLIVGLGWLILPVVWICRHHFGYKFLTARYWLAGWLIPCWLGLAVAGSLGLIGDYNPAFRKFFQEPAIASILHSQPIYFVKLDGKNAVLLNFYTPIHGKRLDTISQLPASSYAWIYLQSSPDLSRPHRIIGTVQGYQLIQVF encoded by the coding sequence ATGTTATATAAATCACATTTGTTGCAATCTATTTGGCGACAATTTCGCTTATCAGCCGCATTTCCTTATATCAGCTTGTTAATTTGGCTACTGCCTTTATTATTATTTACCTCTGGGCAAAATAGCCTGATGGCACATGATGAAGGGCTTTATGCTTGGCGGGCGCGGCGGATGTTTGATTCTGGTGATTGGATAGCGCCGTGGGGTACTGTGCATCATAAAACCCCTGGTTTTTATTGGCTGATCGCCAGTGCTTATACATTATTTGGCATAGGTGAAGTTAGTACAAGAATTCCCAGTGCGATCGCTGGAATATTCTGCTTATTCTTAATATATGAAATCGGTAAAATTATCCTCAATCAAAAATTAGCTTGGTTAGCTGCTGCTATTTTGAGCGTAGAGTTTCTTTGGTTGCAATATTGCCGTTTAGGCACACCTGATGTGCCGATGATTTTTTTAGTATTACTCGCAATTTTTTCTTTACTTAAAGCTGAATTACAACCCAAATATACTAATTTTTGGCAACTTCTGGCGGGTTTATGTTTAGGACTGGGATTCTTAGTCAGAAGCTTTATGATTTTTTTGCCGGCTATGGCATTATTACCTTATCTCATTGGTGAACATCGCCGCCACCGTCATCTTAGTAGCCCCATTTTATATTTAGGTTTAATATTAGGTTTTATCCCGACTTTGATTTGGTTATGGTTTAGTTGGCAGCGTTATGGTAGTAATAGTTTAGAGGCTTTATTGCAGTTTGTTTTTCAACTCGGTTCTGAAGAAAGAAAAGGAAACGGTATCATATTTTATTTTTGGAATGTACCTTTAAAAGCATTTCCTTGGACATTTTTTAGTCTTTTAGGTTTTGTTGTAGCGTTCCGTCGTCCCATTCCTAATTATCATTTATTATTAGTTGGCTTCCCGATAGCTTTATTTACAGAATTAAGTATTTTCTCAACCCGTTTATCACACTATAGTCTTAGCCTTTATCCCTTCATTGCTTTGTTAGCAGCTTTAGGTTTAGATTGGTTAGGCAAAACTTACGAGAAGACACAATCACCCAGAAACCTTCCCCGTAACTTGAGTTATGGCTTTGGTGGATTAGCTATTTTACTTTTGTTAGCAGGGATATACATTTTAATTTGGGGTAATGCAGATATCCATAAATATGCAGCCTTTGGCTTAATTGTCGGGTTAGGTTGGTTAATTTTACCTGTCGTGTGGATTTGTCGTCACCACTTTGGTTACAAGTTTCTCACAGCGCGTTATTGGTTAGCTGGTTGGTTGATTCCCTGTTGGTTAGGTTTAGCTGTGGCTGGTAGTTTGGGATTAATTGGTGATTATAACCCAGCGTTTAGAAAGTTTTTTCAAGAACCTGCGATCGCCTCAATTCTGCACAGTCAGCCAATTTACTTTGTCAAGCTTGATGGTAAAAATGCTGTTCTCTTAAATTTTTACACCCCTATTCATGGAAAGAGGTTAGATACAATTTCTCAACTACCAGCTTCTAGCTACGCTTGGATATATTTACAAAGTTCTCCTGATTTATCTCGTCCTCATCGCATTATCGGGACAGTACAAGGCTATCAGTTAATTCAAGTTTTTTGA
- a CDS encoding PEP-CTERM sorting domain-containing protein encodes MSQKFLAVATASFVLVSSGLITKAEAFSITPDKNGPTFILNAENNSLKAIRRLEIFNKKYDVNFITGTFEDLSLTNQGIATFYTNANDARRASTTLWQSLINLYDSSDNGFSQIEDIEGNLSHQWNVPFVFSNGLGAGWWRGLINDNYIGLSRSRRVGASTLNFTEVTYANFTPSTGSSVPEPLTILGSLTAAGFGIAIKRKFVSQH; translated from the coding sequence ATGAGCCAGAAATTTCTCGCTGTTGCAACCGCCTCATTCGTACTTGTTAGCAGTGGTTTAATAACTAAGGCTGAAGCTTTTAGCATTACTCCTGACAAAAATGGGCCAACATTTATTCTTAATGCAGAAAATAATTCTTTAAAAGCTATCAGAAGGTTAGAAATTTTCAACAAAAAGTATGACGTAAATTTTATCACCGGAACTTTTGAAGATTTATCGCTCACAAACCAGGGAATTGCAACTTTTTATACAAATGCTAATGATGCGCGAAGGGCTAGTACAACTCTTTGGCAAAGCTTAATTAATTTATATGACTCATCAGATAATGGATTTTCACAAATAGAAGATATTGAGGGAAATTTATCTCATCAATGGAATGTTCCCTTTGTTTTTAGTAATGGTCTTGGAGCAGGTTGGTGGCGTGGATTAATTAATGATAATTATATTGGTTTAAGTAGAAGCAGGCGAGTCGGCGCTTCAACCTTAAATTTTACTGAAGTAACTTACGCCAACTTTACACCGTCAACAGGATCATCTGTGCCTGAACCTCTAACTATTCTGGGTAGCTTAACTGCGGCTGGCTTTGGTATTGCTATAAAAAGAAAATTTGTCTCTCAGCACTAA